The genomic segment GATGAGAAGAGttcatattaagtttttttttttaacttgtaacTGCCTAAAAAAAGATGTGAGCTtgataagatttttttgtttcagttttttagagatgttttttttttgttttttaggccATGAATAGGTTTTATAAAGTTGCATAAGATATTTTAGGTAAAAATTGGTTTTGGGTCGGAAAAACTTATGTCCTATTTTTCCAACCATTATGACGCCTAAAAACTCGGCAGTATCAGATGGCATATTgtcttacttatttttttttctaaacaatttAGGTTGGATGATCGTTCgccccattaaaaaaaatcaagagtcCAAGCCCACGCACGGGCCTTGCATGCCGAGCTCAACAACGCCTagtattttctgttttttttatgtgtttttttaattaatgcctttttatatgtatattttcaaaataattttaaaatttatatataaattaatacctcttctttcttttatcttggtTATCTAGATTCTTTTAAATAGcgtttatttttagttatcttgTATACATTTAGTTTTTTGagagattattttaattcatctataattttttaatattttatataaatgaaatttattttaaaaaaataataatatttatatttagataatataattaatacatgtaacattgcataatatttttttgtttttttattttatttaatcaatttcttgtatgtctattttattatcatttaattaaataaaaaattaatttttgtgaatAAAATCGTTAAACACAACCGTCTCAGGATCGGAGTTGTAAGACTGAATATTTTGATCTACATCTGACTTTCaactttttatctttatttattgttaatgattttttttatttatttattaacatatatagttctcaatttaaaaatcataagcatttttattttgattttcatataaaaacatgttgaaaaataactagTAATTGTTTAAGCATATATGAAGGCCATCgaaattacaagaaaaggaagaataaatcatGTCGTGATTAACTATTGTTAACATCATCAAATTAGTGGTGCCAAATTTATTAAACGACACTGCACGCATCCCAATATGAAACCTGTTTGGAAAcgtgcacatatttttttttaaaaaaattaattttttaaaaaaagaatggtgTGAAGGTCAGATGCAAGTTGCCTCTTGCCTGCCTAATGTGCTGGATGGTCAAAACCTCAGAGGGCTTTCTTTCCTTGCAGAGATTCTATCTCCATCATTGCGCTGTAATAATGACATGTAGCAAATAATTATGCAAGGAGAAAGAATATATTCCATTTTGGACAGACAACTGGATAGGTGGAAGCCAGATGTAGAGAGCAGAAACTAAATTTATAATGTATGAGGCGAGGCGCCTACATAATTGACCAGAAATGATTTTTCCATTCATTATATGAATATTCTCTTGATCGTATATTTGAAACCGACCCAGCCTGGTAGGTTTACATGGAATCCAACCAACCCAGGATACCGAgttaaaatataaaggaaaaaaaacctgatGTGACCTAGTATGATCCAAACCCAATTACAAttcattaacttttattttttatagaaacgacatcattttaatttaaaaaaaacccgatcaaaattcaaaacccaAGCCTGAAACCGGGCTGGCCACTGAACAGAGCATGAAAACGAcatcatttattttctatgggCTATAAATGGAAACTGAAAACATTTGTTTTGGAGTCTAGCCAGAGGAGTGTGGACCTTAAAATCTGAAcaatgattaattatttattgaatatttttcaacGAATtccttataattaatattatacaaTATCGGTAGGTAAGAGACAGTACGCTGCGAGTTCTCACATAGCTTAATTAACTagtaagattttaaatttataaatttattttttaaaaattattagtttaaattgttcaaatctcaaaactattaaaaatttatataatcattaattttatagcctataaaattaattaaaatacatacatGCCAACTCAAACACCACGttagtttaaaaacaaaaaacaagagcGTCGAGATCATGTTCCTACTACTTCTTTGATGTGAAATTATACCTTTCTCTATCTCGAATAACAATGGCCGCTCCAGCGGACCTTGCAGGTGATGGGATTGTTCCTCATCACGCGCTACTGGGTAATATACTGGGGTTTTCAGAGACTCCtataaaggaaaaatattatacttatttttatataacaaaaacTCCTTGGATGCGTTCAAATTCTTTACTGCTCAACCAGAGTTATATAACGAGGATCCGTTTTCAGCTTAGTTTTTCACTCAAAGATATGGTAGGGGGAAGCTTGCTTTCAAATGGAAATAGGTTAATCATCATTCTAACATAATTAGCACAACCACCCATGGCATCACTGGCTCCTATCATTAGTGGACCGTTTGAAGCTAGAGAGATGGCTGTTGCAACAGAGAAGAAAATCACCCCTAATTAACCAAGTGCATCAATGTATTTCCTTTCACATTTTTATTCtgagaacattaaaaaaaaaattattacaaatcTAACAGCATGATTAACTTTATCTATCATCTGATGCAAACTTCAGACTCCCATGTTGGCACTGCAAAATCTATAAATTGACACCTAGCAAACAGGACTGTGTTGTCAAACATTTTAACACCTACTTAAGGTTGCACATTGCATAATATTTCCTTTGGAATATAAGAATTTCCTATTAGGAAATCAATCTTCCCAAACATGCAAATCATTATCTGTACTAACCATAACAAATTAACAATGACGTTATGACATACCAGGATGGATGAGCATGCATTTGTTGGAAAAAAGAACCAGGATCCCAAACTCAAGCTCTCTGAAGAGATTTCATCCAATTGGAAGACTTCAACTGGATTATCCTTTTCAAGTCTCCAGAAAGATAAGGTCCAATTAACAACAACGCATCCTCCCATAGGGCAGAGCAATGATACACTGATTAGTAAGTGCATCCTTCAATAACTGGACCTGGTTTCTGCAAAATATTTACCAGCGAAGGGAGCATTATTTACTCGGCTCAGATGGATTCCAGTTTATTGTCTCCCATATCAGTTGTCGTGAAATGAGGTTTAGAGGGGAAGACAAAGACAGTAGATGCAGCGATTGCGGGTTGAAATGTAGCTGAATATCTTGCTGAGGTCACTGTAACTCGAGGCAATTGTTGTGAACCTGAAGCCAATGGCACAAGCTTGTAGCTAAGGGTGTGCTCAGATTTTGGAAGAACAAAAACTGTGTCACTGTGAGACCCAGATAACACAAAACTCTGTGCATCTGCCAGTGAGAACTTGACCTCTTGAAGCAACTGTGTTTGATTCCGAATTTTAATCAAGTACATAATGGGATCTCCAAGAACAGCATAAGGAGGACATTCCAGACTCAATACCAATGGGGGCAACTCTACTTTTATGTTGGGAAGTTTATGTTTGGTCAAAACCCAATCTTTTTTTGCATAAGTGGACAGATCTTCCTTTTCAGAATTCCTCCTCCATCTTAGAGACACTGACCCCAAATCAAGACTTGTAGATTCCACTTCAGGAATGACAGTGAAAACCTTTTTGAACTCTTCTCCAGGAACTAGATGGGCAGGACTCAAAAGATCCATGCCACTATGTTGCAAGGTACACGGCCTCTCAACGCCATCATCCACTTCAATAGACATTGACTGTAATAGCAAAGGAACCTCACTGCTGTTCTTGGCACCAATGACTAGTACACTAGTTTCATTAAGAGGAAGTGACGCCAACTGATCTGATCCAGGGACAGACTTGATTCTTGAAAGCAACAGTGGATCCTGGCGGAATGGCAGCATAAACTGATGGCTAAACACAACAGCAGTCTTTCCTTCAATTTGCAAGCTCTTGTGGACATGGATTCTTTGTGAAGTTGATTCATTGCTATCTGGAAAATAGCCTAATGATACAAAGAGCATAACCGGTTTGGGTCGATGCCACTTAATTTCTAGCTTGCAGGACCATGATTCTCCATCTTTTAAGACCGGAacagaaaccaaaccaaaagactgctgaattttcttaattttgtcaGGACCAACTAGAGATTCATCTTCTCCTTCTGGCCCAGAAACTCCAAGAAGTTCAACATGATGGCTGTCCATAGAGAATGGTTCCTCTTCCCTGGGACTAAACAGCCCACCTCCTTTTACATCTACCAGATTGATTTTCAACTCACCAGAGAATATGGCATGGTCCTTGGAGACCACAGTGACAGGAATTTTGAAGCATTCCCCAACTAATGCTGGCCCAGTAGCTCCTAAAATAAGATCCACTTGTGGTTCTGGTTCTTCAACCTGGGCAGCCTTCTGACCAGAAAATGCAAGAGCGGGATCCTTCGTTGGAAAAGTTTCAGCACGGTCTTCAAACTTCCAAAGAGGTAGATCCTCCATCGAAGCAGGACTTTCAGCACCACAACATATTGTGAAGTGGGGTCTCATTTTTGCAATGACATATATGCACTCTAGCTTCCCACTTTGTTCTGCATTAAACCAAACATGGACATTATTAGTATACGATCTCACCAATCATACTGCAAGGAGATTGTTAGACAAGAAGATAACATGATAAGAAGCTCCAAATATTCAAATCTTCAACAGGATCCATCATCTTTGTCAATTAGGGTAAGGAAGTGCCAATTCGACCCAGTCAAATTGCTAAATGAACTGTATAGGGATTTGAGATTCATAGGAAAAGGAGCACACAGTTGCACCAACATGTATGGACTATGGACATATTTTATAAggtaatttatattcaaaatcaacaatgaaTTCATgacaagtattaagtaagtcccTCTCTATCCCTCTCACATAAAACCATGCACAAGGACCAGGCTAAAATTCAAAATGGGAGGAGAGGGACACACCACCAGATCATGGAGGCATAATCAATATACAGCAATGCCCAGATCAAGAGCATGAAATGGATCACCCTTACATACTACGCATTATAGGAAATGAAATAGGAATTGGGGGGgtagagaagagaaagagggaAATGGGAGAGAAGAAAAAGCAGGGTGATAGAAAAACGAGAATATcattagagagagaaacaaacttTAATCGCAATCTCAATGCTTAAATTACAACCGCAAAAATCAGGGTGATAGCTGCTCTTATTTAGGGACCCAAACCTACTAACAATATGAAATATAATAGATAAAAGGAATCCTAACTAGGAAATGGAATAGACCTGATTGATACATACTTCAAACACTAGAtaggaaataaaacaaatctcaaaatctcaaataacaattaaaaatccaaTGCAAATCATCAAACAGTCAAATAATAAACCCTAGAAGTGTGGATTTGTTCTCCTTCACCACCTGGTTCAAACTTCCCAAGTGAAACCATTTCTTATTTGTGTGAGATATGACTTGTGTAAACTGTGATGagaatgtaaattaaaaatttcataaaataaattaactgaCTTGGTTTGACGTCATACGTTAACCTCAGCCATTTGTTTGTAACAAGTGCCAAAGAAGGAGCACTTTCAATTCGCCAACCTTGTTGGCCACTGGATACTGCAGCTGATGGGCTTTCAGAATTTGTGATGACAAAGTTACACTCTGATTGATTAAACTGTACTTCTAATTTATCTATGTCAACAGGTAGAGGTAATTGTGATAGAAGTGACACTGTAATCGAGGTGGATGCTCCTGGCTTAGTAACAGGTTCGTGAAAAGCAACTGAAGCAAGAAGTACCAATCTAAGGGGACTAACGAGATCAATTTCAAGATGCAGTGGATTTTCTCCATTCACTTTGAGATCACTATTGCCTTCAACTGACTGTAACCCGGTTTCTCCGCTAACAAGCTCAAAAACCTCCTTGTGTATAATTTCTCTCTGCGCAAGACTTGCAGGACCAGCAGGACCACATTCTTTATACCTGAGAGACTGGATCCCAGAATCAGATGATACAGGCAATGCAGCCAATTCAAGAGAATACTCAACGAACTCTTTCACTGTACCAGATTTCCTTGAGCACTCTCGCAAATAACCCAAGACTTCCCACAACAAAGTGACCCAACCCTCTTGTCTGTATAGAGATGCAACAGCATCAAGTAATTGTTTTGCGTTACTTAAATCACCTACCCAAAAGTATTCCTTTGCCATGTGGAACCCACATGAGTGGGCCATCCTCTGGGCTTTGAGATTAGAGAATGTTTCATAAGCTTTTTTAAGAAGAGCAATAATTTCAAAGgaatcttgaaatctttttCCTTCTGCAATAGCATAATGAGTGTACTCTTCATCAGTAAGGCTGCAGATTGAATAAACAGCACAAATAATTAGTAGAAGTGGAATACGCAAAGCAAACATTTTGAATACTAATCAGTCAAACTTACGATTGCATGATTAAGGCATCCCCTTGCTCAAGTAACCGAGCAAACTGACCGACATAAATAGAAGGTGCAACAGATTCAGCATTACTATCAATTTCATCAGCAGTTTCAGACATTGTTATTGAAAGTTCCAACGTACTTCTCTTCTCCTTCAAGTAGTGTGCAGCTAACTGTTTTGAGATCAAATGTTGTGTTCAACTCAGTAAAAAGTAGAGCCTGATTAAAAAGTACAAGTTTCTAGATGGTAaacaaacatgtaaaaaattaaataaaaaagcaagaatGAGATTAAGTTGGCTCATACATTTAATTTGCAAGTTATGCAACTAGAATCTTCAAAATGAAGATGCAATCTGAGAAGTTAAGATATAATAAAACCAACACCGCTTGCCCAGAGATTGGACTGACTAAAAATCCATTCAAGTGTAAACTGTACCTTTTCAATGTGAGGTACATTTGTGGATAAAAATATTgacaagatatataaaaaagcatcaTTGTCCACGTCCTTGGAAAATGATAATACAATACACTGACAGTGTAGTCATGGTGACAACCATGGGTTAAAGTATAACTTCAGactgaaataaagaaaatatattatgcaTGGCAAATCCATGAACCATCAGCTTAAATTTGAGATTTAAGATAATATCAAAACATGACATCAAGACTATCATATATGGTCACACAAGAAACTCCTCTATGTTTGTCTCCCAAGTGGCATCAAAGCTCATAGTTTGAATGGATGCATGCCATGATGCCACAAACACTACCCTGGTTACTAGGTTTTGCATGGTAGAATGGTTAAGAATGAATGGCGATTCCCATGGTTTCTCCTCCCTTGGTCAAGTAGCCTCTTGGAGATCCTCAAAGCAACAAATCATTATCGAAGGATTTTGCTCAAGTTGGGTAGTCCCCAATGTGAATGGCACTAATTCTTGAGGGGGATCTTTATTAGCAACAGGTATGGGTAAGAATTCTACATTAATTAAAAGTCAAGAAAGTTAAGACATAAATGGATCCATGACACCTTTGCTTTTATGCTCAAGGTAGTGAACGAAAAAATCACTGAGATTCTCCTACATTTTCTCATAAGAAACTTTCCAGTGCTCACCTCTCCATAAAACTACATGCAGGACAAgcacaaaacataaaaagaaaagtaccccctcttcaaaaaagaaaaaaaaaaagagaacaaaaaggaaaggaaaacaaaagaaaaaatatgtctgattaattaaaaattcagcATTGGTCAAATCTTGGACTGCAATAACCTGTCCCCTTAGGATTTCAAAATGAGTATGCCAATAAGATGCTAAATTTTTTGGTGAAAATCATTTCTCATCTTTCCTTTTGCTgctcctttttaattaaaagacaGGGTGAAAACATTCATATATCAACTGTAATATGGGGAAACAGCAGTTTCTCCCAAACACAATAAGAAGTTAAAATACCAGGAAGTTATAGAAAGTCACTCACCTGATAATAATAAGCTGGTAGAAATTCCCACTCAGTCAAAGCCAGGTCTGCAGTGCCTAAAGTTGTATTTGAATTGCTATGAATAGTTTTTGAGCTTGTCTCGAGCAATTCAGCAAATACCAGAAATTGTCTGCTCATCCATTCCCAGTGAAGAAATGCAACATCTGTGGGTCCTACAAGCCTCCTGTATGAAACATTATGCTGGCGGAACCATGTAATTGCTTCTACCACCTTTCCACCATGCAATAACAGGGTTGCTATTTTGAAATGCAATTGCTCTGCAACAGTTTTTATCTGAACCAGGCGTTGAATCAATGGCAACTTCTTTGCTGTCCCAACCATCTGATGACAAACTTATGAGTCCAAGTAAAGGAATAGTATCTATGAAAACATTCTGTAGCATGAACATAGATAAACGAAAAAAAGACTTGTTTGGAATTGTATGGGTACATGAATATACCTCCCGCAATATTTGATATGCATCCTCATAAAACCTCAAAGCTTCAACCCAATCTCTCCGGAACTCTGCATATACAGCAACCTAGCAATTCAAGACAACAAAGTGAGCAATTTAAACTGACTTACACATTGACTGATATTTAAAATGACAGACCTTGCATATTGTCTTTTGTGGAAGTACTAGATTATATACATTATCTATGCTTACACAAATTCATAAGAACAAGCAACAAAACACTGCAAGCACATTCCAAGTTAGCAGTGAATCAAAGGTTTGTGTTACATTTACTGTTAAACATAATCAAAGGATTCTTCATTACTCAAAAGAGGGTTCACTAGTATGACACAATTAAAGTCACAATATAATCATCCAGGCTTCACCAGCACAATTCAATAATCACATAACAAGTTTTAATCTCTTGatcaaacaaaaatgaaaacccTTACTTTAAAGCAATAGCGAACATTCAACTCATGAGAATTGAAACTCTTCTTTTCAACACGAGTTTTAATCTTCCGCCCTTCATCTTTATAATACACGTTCGCTAATTCCGCAAACGTGCCTCGCAGCCTGCAAAATCCGCACTCCACATTCACATCGAccataaaaacacataaatcacAAACAACAAGACAACAAAACATGCCTGTCAAGTGATTGTTTCAGTAGCAAATCATCACTAGCATTGAAAATAACAAGATATTTCGCATCAATTTCCGCACGCTTGCGTAACGCAATCATTCGATCCTCACTGATCTCATCTGCATCATGATCAGTAACAATCTAAAAATTACCAAAATCATCAACTTTACCATCTCAATTAATTAGAACATTACAGCATAAAGAAAATTACCATTCGAAGAAGATtgcacaacaacaacaatcaatttaatattcttcGGCCGAGTCGCATTTCTGCTCACcaacaacacaacaaaaataattagcaaGACGGAGCGaaattaatagaaaagaaaagaaaaactacatattaagatattatttactTGATATTTTCAATGTCAGTACAAACTTGAAGCCATTGAGCAGGATCGCCAGAAACATGACCGGAGCTAAAAAGAGCAGCGACGACAGACGGAACTCGAGTTCGATGTTTAAGTAGCCAATCTCTCTTTAAAATTCCTCCATTATTAGCTGGATCAGATTTGGTCGGCTTGGAGAGGAGGAGAGTGATTTTGGAGAAATCGGGTAAGGCTAAAGTGTTTATCGGCGGTTGTTCAGCGTTGAGAAAAGAGGAGATTAGCGAATGGTGATCCGTGCAGCCTACTAGTGAAACCAGTGCTACCGGTGGCGTGCGTAATTCTTCTGGATATTCTTCCATTGCTGTTGAAATGAAttgatttggatttggatttggatttgtgTCAAAATCTTCAGTCTGTTTTCTGCCGGTGACGATTTGAAGGGAAGGCATggacatttctttttttctcctttcacaTCTTTAGTGGGCTGGATCGGACTGGACCATGTGATCCACCAGAAGCGGATCTGTTGACTGTATCCAGCATTCCGGCCCACTAACTTCTGGCTttcctcctctctcttttttacccGATATATTTTGcctacattttattttttgtgttaattatatatatatatataagagagcGTTGACTGTAGCTTTCTCCCTGCCTCGGAAAAGCATGATCTCTGTCGCCCAGCAATCTCACAGTTATTGGTCTGTGAAGATACATTGCCAGTTGCTCAATTTGATTTGACTAAGCTAAACATAAATTTATGCTTGAGAGGTGATTGTCCATGTGCTAACAAGAGAGAGATTCTAAAAGAACAGGAGTGATGATGGCCTTCTAAACTGCTTGAATCTCACAGGTGAACAGAAAATCTCACCTGAGTGAGACCCCATATATCCTCCTTATGAGAAGTTTGGTTTCAAACTCCGACTCAACTAGGAAAAGCATACCATGCCATTGTGCCTTGGATTATCCACATCTCAGGTTGACATTGATTGATAGAATTTTTTGCTACGTATGAACACTACTAGTGAGGAACATGGACTCGAAGCAGAGCTAATACCTGCCCGCTCTAGACCAGTCTCAGGTTCTTCAGTTAAAACAGATAGCACGCCTCCTGCATACTTCACGTAGCCAGAAATGAAATGTTTAATCCGCATCAAAAGCACCATGCGTGAACAGTTGGGTTTCACACTTGAAACAGATACAAAGACCGAGAGTACTTGGATTTTGGCAATCCA from the Populus nigra chromosome 9, ddPopNigr1.1, whole genome shotgun sequence genome contains:
- the LOC133702966 gene encoding uncharacterized protein LOC133702966; its protein translation is MSMPSLQIVTGRKQTEDFDTNPNPNPNQFISTAMEEYPEELRTPPVALVSLVGCTDHHSLISSFLNAEQPPINTLALPDFSKITLLLSKPTKSDPANNGGILKRDWLLKHRTRVPSVVAALFSSGHVSGDPAQWLQVCTDIENIKNATRPKNIKLIVVVVQSSSNDEISEDRMIALRKRAEIDAKYLVIFNASDDLLLKQSLDRLRGTFAELANVYYKDEGRKIKTRVEKKSFNSHELNVRYCFKVAVYAEFRRDWVEALRFYEDAYQILREMVGTAKKLPLIQRLVQIKTVAEQLHFKIATLLLHGGKVVEAITWFRQHNVSYRRLVGPTDVAFLHWEWMSRQFLVFAELLETSSKTIHSNSNTTLGTADLALTEWEFLPAYYYQLAAHYLKEKRSTLELSITMSETADEIDSNAESVAPSIYVGQFARLLEQGDALIMQSLTDEEYTHYAIAEGKRFQDSFEIIALLKKAYETFSNLKAQRMAHSCGFHMAKEYFWVGDLSNAKQLLDAVASLYRQEGWVTLLWEVLGYLRECSRKSGTVKEFVEYSLELAALPVSSDSGIQSLRYKECGPAGPASLAQREIIHKEVFELVSGETGLQSVEGNSDLKVNGENPLHLEIDLVSPLRLVLLASVAFHEPVTKPGASTSITVSLLSQLPLPVDIDKLEVQFNQSECNFVITNSESPSAAVSSGQQGWRIESAPSLALVTNKWLRLTYDVKPKQSGKLECIYVIAKMRPHFTICCGAESPASMEDLPLWKFEDRAETFPTKDPALAFSGQKAAQVEEPEPQVDLILGATGPALVGECFKIPVTVVSKDHAIFSGELKINLVDVKGGGLFSPREEEPFSMDSHHVELLGVSGPEGEDESLVGPDKIKKIQQSFGLVSVPVLKDGESWSCKLEIKWHRPKPVMLFVSLGYFPDSNESTSQRIHVHKSLQIEGKTAVVFSHQFMLPFRQDPLLLSRIKSVPGSDQLASLPLNETSVLVIGAKNSSEVPLLLQSMSIEVDDGVERPCTLQHSGMDLLSPAHLVPGEEFKKVFTVIPEVESTSLDLGSVSLRWRRNSEKEDLSTYAKKDWVLTKHKLPNIKVELPPLVLSLECPPYAVLGDPIMYLIKIRNQTQLLQEVKFSLADAQSFVLSGSHSDTVFVLPKSEHTLSYKLVPLASGSQQLPRVTVTSARYSATFQPAIAASTVFVFPSKPHFTTTDMGDNKLESI